The following are encoded together in the Bacillus sp. V2I10 genome:
- a CDS encoding ABC transporter ATP-binding protein — MTNTIIQFKQVTKQYDNDPAVLNHVSFEIERGKFYTLLGPSGCGKTTILRLIAGFIEASEGEILFNGKKINDVPANKRQVNTVFQDYALFPHLNVFENVAFGLRIKKMNNRDIELKVREALSFVNLAGYEKREIREMSGGQRQRVAIARAIVNEPEVILLDEPLSALDLKLRTEMQYELRELQQRLGITFIFVTHDQEEALAMSDEIFVLDKGKIQQSGTPTDIYDEPINRFVADFIGESNIVKGTMLEDYLVEFTGRQFECVDQGLTPNEPIEIVIRPEDLEITSLERGKLQVRVDSQLFRGVHYEISSYDKDGNEWLVHSTKKATVGDEIGLFFDPEAIHVMRFGETEEEFDRRLEAYTDGEEHGK; from the coding sequence ATGACAAACACAATTATTCAGTTTAAGCAGGTTACGAAACAATATGACAATGATCCTGCTGTCCTTAATCATGTCAGTTTTGAAATCGAGCGCGGTAAATTTTATACACTTCTTGGCCCTTCAGGATGCGGCAAGACAACTATTCTTCGGCTGATTGCCGGGTTTATTGAGGCGTCTGAAGGAGAAATCCTTTTTAACGGAAAAAAGATAAATGATGTTCCTGCTAACAAACGCCAAGTAAATACGGTGTTTCAGGATTATGCACTGTTTCCTCATTTGAATGTTTTCGAAAATGTTGCATTCGGACTGCGCATTAAAAAAATGAATAATCGGGATATTGAATTGAAAGTAAGAGAAGCCTTAAGCTTTGTAAACCTTGCTGGATATGAAAAAAGGGAAATTCGGGAAATGTCCGGAGGCCAGCGCCAGCGGGTCGCAATTGCACGTGCGATTGTCAATGAGCCGGAAGTGATTCTTCTTGATGAACCATTGTCAGCCCTGGACTTAAAGCTTCGCACTGAAATGCAGTATGAACTGCGAGAACTTCAGCAGCGTCTGGGCATTACCTTTATCTTTGTCACCCACGACCAGGAAGAAGCTCTCGCGATGTCTGATGAAATTTTTGTTCTGGACAAAGGGAAAATACAGCAAAGCGGGACTCCAACGGATATATATGATGAACCTATTAACCGCTTTGTTGCTGATTTTATTGGTGAATCCAATATTGTAAAAGGGACCATGCTTGAGGATTACCTTGTAGAATTCACCGGCAGACAATTTGAATGTGTCGATCAGGGTCTGACTCCAAATGAACCTATAGAGATCGTCATTCGTCCTGAAGATTTAGAAATCACTTCTTTGGAACGCGGGAAACTCCAGGTACGTGTTGATTCTCAATTGTTCCGCGGTGTTCATTATGAAATAAGCAGCTATGACAAGGATGGAAACGAATGGCTCGTTCATTCCACAAAGAAAGCCACCGTCGGAGATGAGATCGGCCTTTTTTTTGACCCCGAAGCGATACATGTAATGAGATTCGGTGAGACCGAAGAGGAATTTGACAGACGTTTAGAAGCCTATACAGATGGAGAAGAGCATGGAAAATAA